Proteins from a single region of Mucilaginibacter daejeonensis:
- a CDS encoding sulfite oxidase-like oxidoreductase yields the protein MTDNDKLQRIVDARMKLKARFEEQMRGTPSVADDAPKGSGPINRHGMPAIPIGQTATMKWPVLDLGYQPNISLDRWRLTIDGAVENPVKLTWKQFMDMPQTKDTSDFHCVTTWSKLNMPWKGVSLLDLAALVQPKDDATHIMCYGYDTYSTNLSLTEALKPDVLLVHTFEGKPLPVEHGGPVRMITPQLYAWKGAKWIKRIEFMTEDKHGFWEDRGYSNTAYPWRNDRYDDEE from the coding sequence ATGACCGACAACGATAAACTGCAACGGATCGTGGATGCCCGCATGAAACTCAAGGCACGTTTTGAAGAGCAGATGCGTGGCACGCCTTCAGTGGCCGACGATGCGCCAAAAGGTTCCGGGCCTATCAATCGTCATGGCATGCCGGCTATCCCTATCGGGCAAACGGCTACCATGAAATGGCCGGTGCTCGACCTCGGTTACCAACCCAACATCTCGTTAGATCGCTGGCGGCTGACCATTGATGGCGCAGTGGAGAACCCCGTAAAGCTGACTTGGAAGCAATTCATGGATATGCCACAAACCAAGGATACGTCTGACTTTCATTGTGTGACCACCTGGTCAAAACTCAACATGCCGTGGAAGGGTGTGAGCCTGCTTGATCTTGCCGCGTTGGTGCAGCCCAAAGATGATGCGACCCATATTATGTGCTACGGGTATGATACCTATAGCACCAACCTGTCATTGACCGAGGCCTTAAAGCCTGATGTGCTGTTGGTACACACCTTTGAAGGCAAACCGCTGCCCGTTGAGCATGGCGGACCGGTGCGTATGATCACGCCTCAGCTTTATGCCTGGAAAGGCGCCAAATGGATCAAGCGTATAGAGTTTATGACCGAAGACAAGCATGGTTTTTGGGAAGACCGAGGTTACTCAAATACGGCTTACCCTTGGCGAAACGACAGGTATGATGATGAAGAATAA
- a CDS encoding SDR family NAD(P)-dependent oxidoreductase: MKKLEGKVALITGGESGIGQSIAAEFAAQGADVIITYLADHEAAQRTYSVVEEHGCKCTMIQADVSDENSVASLFDQALVKHHDIHILVNSAGVRSADKFTHELSFEEFERTVRINLFGTFLICKRFVQHRLQAGGYGRVINISSIHEEVVSPGKTEYCASKAALRGFTRSLALEVADQQITVNNIAPGMILTPMNQRAMDDRPYREELEQRIPLKRSGTVEDVAKVAVFLASDDASYLTGTTQFVDGELMLNRAKGAR, from the coding sequence ATGAAAAAGCTGGAAGGCAAAGTAGCACTGATCACAGGTGGCGAATCAGGTATCGGCCAAAGCATCGCTGCTGAATTTGCTGCGCAGGGTGCGGATGTGATCATCACTTACCTGGCCGACCACGAGGCGGCGCAGAGGACCTATAGCGTTGTTGAAGAACACGGCTGCAAGTGTACTATGATACAAGCTGATGTGAGCGACGAAAACAGTGTTGCTTCTTTGTTCGATCAAGCATTAGTAAAGCATCATGACATCCACATTCTGGTCAATAGCGCAGGTGTACGAAGTGCAGATAAATTCACCCACGAGCTGAGTTTCGAAGAATTCGAGCGGACGGTGAGGATCAATTTGTTCGGTACGTTCCTGATTTGTAAGCGGTTCGTGCAGCACCGCCTACAGGCGGGCGGCTACGGGCGAGTGATCAATATTAGTTCTATACATGAAGAGGTGGTGAGCCCCGGCAAGACCGAATATTGTGCTTCAAAAGCTGCATTACGAGGGTTCACCCGGTCATTAGCACTGGAGGTAGCTGACCAACAGATCACCGTCAATAACATCGCGCCCGGCATGATCTTGACACCGATGAATCAAAGGGCCATGGACGACCGACCCTATCGTGAGGAACTGGAGCAACGCATACCACTCAAAAGGTCGGGTACGGTTGAGGATGTAGCCAAAGTGGCCGTTTTCCTGGCGTCTGATGATGCGAGTTACCTCACAGGCACCACGCAATTTGTCGACGGTGAGTTGATGCTCAACCGTGCTAAAGGAGCCCGGTAG
- a CDS encoding ABC transporter ATP-binding protein: MYPIILPILTPAMLNITDLQIKFRTSDGWFAAVKGITFQIRRGHTLGIVGESGSGKSVTSLAIMRLLNASGTQISGSIQFDDIDIVNAFEKDMRSIRGNRIAMIFQEPMTSLNPVITCGRQITEAIELHRGSDPSTARQQAIDLFKEVQLPRPEAIFDSYPHQLSGGQRQRVMIAMALSCDPELLIADEPTTALDVTVQKTIIDLLLKLKAERNMGLLFISHDLGVVSQIADEVLVMYKGNMVESGTAKYIFTDPKHPYTQGLLACRPSPKQHLKMLPVIGDFLETRPDGQLASTGLSIAAVNQRFAYAEQEVSERKQLLYKQEPLLKVNGLCTWFPVRSGWFGKRKEPIKAVNDITFEVYPGETLGLVGESGSGKTTLGRSILRLIEPTAGSVIYNGTDLLKLNKDQLRAMRREVQIIFQDPYSSLDPHQTIGQLLMEPMQVHQLHGNDAQRKQKVLELLQRVNLLPEHFDRYPHEFSGGQRQRVVIARALALEPRFIICDESVSALDVSVQAQILNLLRQLQQELGLTYIFISHDLSVIRHISDRIMVINKGQIEEISEPDALFEHPKTAYTQKLIASIPQISIAS; the protein is encoded by the coding sequence AGGGCATTACCTTTCAGATCCGGCGTGGCCATACGCTCGGCATTGTGGGCGAATCAGGCTCAGGCAAGTCGGTCACCTCACTCGCGATCATGCGCCTGCTCAACGCGTCTGGAACTCAGATCAGCGGAAGCATCCAATTCGATGATATCGACATCGTGAATGCCTTTGAAAAGGACATGCGCAGCATACGAGGCAACCGCATAGCCATGATCTTTCAGGAACCCATGACCTCGCTTAACCCGGTGATCACCTGCGGAAGGCAGATCACGGAGGCTATTGAGTTGCACCGTGGATCAGACCCCTCCACTGCACGGCAACAAGCGATCGACCTTTTTAAGGAGGTGCAGCTCCCCCGCCCCGAAGCTATATTTGACAGCTACCCGCATCAACTTTCGGGCGGTCAGCGCCAGCGCGTGATGATCGCCATGGCCCTCAGCTGCGACCCTGAACTGCTTATTGCCGATGAGCCGACCACCGCATTGGATGTGACCGTGCAAAAGACCATCATTGACCTGTTGCTCAAACTCAAGGCCGAACGCAACATGGGGCTGCTCTTCATTTCCCACGACCTGGGCGTGGTAAGCCAGATCGCCGATGAGGTGCTGGTGATGTACAAGGGCAACATGGTTGAGAGTGGCACGGCAAAATACATCTTTACCGATCCTAAGCACCCATATACACAAGGCTTATTGGCCTGCCGGCCATCGCCCAAACAGCACCTGAAAATGCTGCCGGTGATCGGCGATTTTTTGGAGACAAGGCCCGATGGACAACTGGCCAGCACAGGCCTCAGCATAGCTGCAGTGAACCAACGCTTTGCTTATGCTGAACAAGAGGTAAGTGAACGTAAGCAACTATTATACAAGCAGGAACCACTTTTAAAAGTAAACGGCTTATGTACCTGGTTCCCTGTTCGGTCGGGCTGGTTCGGCAAACGTAAGGAACCGATCAAAGCCGTGAACGACATCACGTTCGAGGTATACCCCGGAGAAACGCTGGGCCTGGTGGGCGAATCGGGCAGCGGCAAAACGACCCTTGGCCGGAGTATACTTCGATTGATCGAACCTACCGCAGGCAGCGTGATCTACAATGGTACCGACCTGCTGAAATTGAACAAAGATCAGCTGCGTGCAATGCGCCGCGAGGTACAGATCATTTTTCAGGACCCTTACTCCTCGCTCGATCCGCACCAAACCATTGGCCAGTTGCTGATGGAGCCTATGCAGGTACATCAGTTGCATGGCAATGATGCGCAACGTAAGCAAAAGGTGCTTGAATTGTTGCAACGGGTCAACTTACTGCCCGAACATTTTGACCGTTATCCGCATGAATTTTCGGGTGGGCAGCGGCAGCGTGTGGTGATCGCACGCGCACTGGCATTGGAACCGCGCTTCATCATTTGCGATGAGTCTGTCTCAGCCCTTGATGTATCGGTACAGGCGCAGATCCTGAACCTGCTGCGCCAGTTGCAACAAGAGCTCGGCCTTACATACATATTTATCTCGCATGACCTGTCGGTGATCCGCCATATATCTGACCGGATCATGGTGATCAACAAAGGCCAGATCGAGGAGATATCCGAACCTGACGCTTTATTTGAACACCCCAAAACCGCTTACACACAAAAGCTTATCGCTTCTATTCCGCAGATCAGCATCGCCTCATAA
- the rnr gene encoding ribonuclease R — protein sequence MSKKKNINNSVKQVLTQLVLDVFEQNGQKEALNYKQVSSKLNIREPESRETILEILKDEARKNTLQEIAPGKFKIVELKTFVEGKVDMTADGSAFIVTDDEFENDIYVAPRKLRTALNGDRVKVYVYAKSKGKRKEGEVMEIIKRAKMEFTGVVKLSERFAFFVPDDRKMLHDIFIPLGDLNGAKNGVKAVAEITDWPKDAKNPIGRIKTVLGAEGENDTEMNAILAEYGFPLSFPAEVERESEAIPEEISAEEIAKRRDFRPVLTFTIDPFDAKDFDDAISFQKLENGNYEVGVHIADVAHYIEPDSALDKEAYERATSVYLVDRVIPMLPERLSNGLCSLRPHEDKLTFAAVFEMNDAGQVLSEWFGKTIIHSDRRFTYEEVQEVIETGQGDHVEEIHTLNALAYKLREAKFKNGAISFESTEVKFKLDEQGKPVGVYVKERKDAHKLIEDFMLLANRKVAEFVSKKGKGKKKFAFVYRAHDAPNPETLGNFAQFAARFGYKINMRTDREIAKSLNHLMHDVEGKKEQNVLTQLAIRSMAKAVYTTKSSSHYGLAFDHYTHFTSPIRRYPDVMVHRLLLHYLEGGQSVNAEHYEVLSKHCSEMEKKAADAERSSVKYKQAEYLQDNIGSIFDGVISGVTEWGMYVQIIENNCEGMIRLRDISDDFYTLDEKNYAIIGQRKKKVYQLGDQVRIKVKKVDLTKKQIDFSLVQDQVS from the coding sequence ATGTCTAAAAAGAAAAACATCAATAATTCTGTAAAACAAGTACTTACGCAGCTTGTGCTGGACGTATTTGAACAGAATGGCCAAAAAGAGGCCCTGAATTACAAGCAAGTTTCCTCGAAACTCAACATACGCGAACCCGAATCGCGCGAGACCATACTGGAGATCCTGAAAGACGAAGCGCGCAAGAATACCTTACAGGAGATAGCGCCCGGCAAATTCAAGATCGTGGAACTGAAGACCTTTGTTGAAGGCAAGGTGGATATGACCGCTGACGGTTCGGCCTTTATCGTGACCGACGATGAGTTCGAGAACGACATCTACGTAGCTCCACGCAAATTGCGCACCGCCCTTAACGGCGACCGTGTAAAGGTATATGTGTACGCCAAAAGTAAAGGCAAGCGCAAGGAAGGCGAAGTGATGGAGATCATCAAACGCGCTAAAATGGAGTTCACCGGTGTGGTGAAGCTCTCCGAGCGGTTCGCATTTTTTGTCCCGGATGACCGCAAGATGTTGCACGATATCTTTATACCGTTGGGTGACCTGAACGGTGCCAAGAATGGCGTAAAAGCCGTTGCCGAGATCACCGACTGGCCAAAGGACGCCAAGAACCCTATCGGTCGTATCAAGACCGTATTAGGTGCCGAGGGTGAGAACGATACCGAGATGAACGCCATCCTGGCCGAGTACGGCTTCCCGCTCTCGTTCCCTGCCGAGGTGGAACGTGAATCGGAGGCGATACCTGAGGAGATATCGGCCGAGGAGATCGCTAAACGCCGCGATTTCAGGCCTGTACTGACCTTCACCATCGACCCTTTTGATGCCAAGGACTTTGATGATGCCATTTCCTTTCAAAAACTGGAGAACGGCAATTATGAAGTTGGTGTGCACATTGCAGACGTAGCTCACTACATCGAACCTGATTCGGCACTGGATAAGGAGGCTTATGAACGGGCTACATCGGTTTACCTGGTCGATCGCGTGATACCGATGCTGCCTGAGCGCTTGTCGAACGGCTTATGTTCGTTACGCCCGCATGAGGATAAATTGACCTTCGCTGCCGTTTTCGAGATGAACGATGCGGGTCAGGTATTGAGCGAATGGTTCGGCAAAACGATCATCCACTCCGACCGCCGCTTCACTTACGAAGAGGTGCAGGAAGTGATCGAGACCGGCCAGGGAGACCACGTTGAAGAGATACATACGCTGAACGCACTGGCATATAAGCTACGTGAGGCCAAGTTCAAGAACGGCGCTATCAGCTTTGAAAGCACCGAAGTGAAATTTAAACTGGACGAGCAAGGCAAACCGGTAGGCGTTTATGTGAAAGAACGCAAAGATGCCCACAAGCTGATCGAAGACTTTATGCTGCTGGCCAACCGCAAGGTGGCCGAATTTGTGAGCAAAAAAGGCAAGGGTAAAAAGAAATTTGCCTTTGTTTACCGCGCACACGATGCACCTAACCCTGAAACGCTGGGCAATTTTGCCCAATTCGCGGCCCGGTTCGGTTACAAGATCAACATGCGTACGGATAGGGAGATCGCTAAGTCGCTCAACCACCTCATGCACGATGTGGAAGGCAAAAAAGAACAGAACGTACTGACCCAACTGGCCATACGCTCGATGGCGAAAGCGGTATATACCACCAAAAGCAGCAGCCACTATGGCCTTGCGTTTGACCATTATACGCACTTCACCTCCCCTATACGCCGTTACCCCGATGTGATGGTGCACCGTCTGTTGTTGCACTATCTGGAAGGTGGCCAATCGGTCAACGCCGAGCATTACGAGGTATTGAGCAAGCACTGCTCGGAGATGGAAAAGAAAGCGGCCGATGCGGAACGCTCCTCAGTTAAATACAAACAGGCCGAATACCTGCAAGACAACATCGGTAGCATATTTGATGGCGTGATATCGGGCGTTACCGAATGGGGTATGTACGTGCAGATCATCGAGAACAACTGCGAGGGTATGATCCGCTTGCGTGACATCTCTGACGATTTTTATACGCTCGACGAAAAGAACTATGCCATCATCGGTCAGCGTAAAAAGAAGGTGTATCAACTGGGCGACCAGGTGCGCATAAAGGTAAAAAAGGTAGACCTCACAAAAAAACAAATAGATTTCTCGCTGGTGCAAGATCAAGTATCTTAG
- a CDS encoding polyprenyl synthetase family protein has product MNRLTDLQQLIEDAVAGLEHPASPSELYEPITYILSVGGKRMRPALLLMACDLFGGDVQKAINPALAIEVFHNFTLVHDDIMDNAPLRRGKMTVHEKWDPNVAILSGDVMLVQAYQFIMQVDDAILRQVIDVFNKTAIGVCEGQQFDMNFERQDSVAVDTYLNMIRLKTAVLLGGALKIGALIGGASTTDADLLCTFGEQLGIAFQLQDDILDVYGDPDKFGKQVGGDIISNKKTFLLIRALELATGEDKDTLDRWLQTTDADPAEKVSAVTAIYDRLNIKQAAEQAMHEFAEKAFNALDKISLPIERKQYLRDFADGLMVREK; this is encoded by the coding sequence ATGAATAGACTTACTGATCTGCAGCAACTGATCGAGGACGCTGTTGCTGGGCTTGAACACCCTGCTTCGCCGTCTGAACTGTATGAGCCCATCACTTACATCTTATCTGTCGGCGGCAAGCGCATGCGTCCCGCCCTATTGCTCATGGCCTGCGACCTATTTGGTGGCGATGTGCAAAAGGCCATCAACCCGGCACTGGCCATCGAGGTGTTCCACAATTTTACGCTGGTACACGACGACATTATGGACAATGCCCCGCTACGTCGTGGCAAAATGACCGTGCACGAGAAATGGGACCCTAACGTGGCCATTCTATCGGGCGATGTGATGCTGGTACAAGCTTACCAGTTCATTATGCAGGTAGATGATGCCATCCTGCGCCAGGTGATCGATGTGTTCAACAAGACCGCTATTGGCGTTTGTGAGGGACAACAATTCGACATGAACTTTGAGCGTCAGGACAGCGTGGCCGTTGATACCTACCTGAATATGATCCGCCTTAAAACGGCCGTGTTATTGGGTGGTGCATTAAAGATCGGCGCGCTGATCGGTGGTGCCTCAACGACCGATGCCGACCTGCTTTGCACCTTTGGCGAGCAGTTGGGTATCGCTTTTCAGCTACAAGATGATATACTGGACGTTTACGGCGACCCCGACAAGTTCGGCAAACAGGTAGGCGGCGATATCATCTCTAATAAAAAGACCTTTTTGCTGATCAGGGCACTTGAACTGGCCACCGGTGAGGACAAGGACACCCTTGACCGCTGGCTACAGACCACCGACGCCGACCCTGCGGAAAAGGTATCGGCAGTGACCGCTATCTACGATCGCCTAAACATCAAACAAGCTGCCGAGCAAGCCATGCATGAATTTGCCGAAAAAGCATTTAATGCACTGGACAAGATCAGCCTGCCTATCGAGCGTAAGCAATACCTGCGCGATTTTGCCGACGGATTGATGGTTCGGGAGAAGTAA